The genomic stretch TTCCTCTTGTAGCCTTTGTTCTTCTGCCTGTTCttcttttgccttttcttCTGCCTCTAGCTCTAATGCCTCCGGCCAGGGAACGTCTACGGGTTTGCGTAGAACACAGGTTGGACAGCGACAAACCGATTGCTCTGGTGGCGCTTCGTCGTCACACAACATATCCCAATTTAGGATTCATCATGTGTATCATGATGAATGCGGCCGAAATCTGTCTAGTATTTGAATTTGTCGTGTGAGACGACAAGCTGTGAGAAGCTCTTTGACAGCTCTAGCAGGGATTGCttagagcgggagagagagctaGCCCAACCACCATTCCGAAGGATATGGAAGGGATTTGCGTATACTGGACGGTGGACTCATCGACGGAGAACAGTTGAACTTTTTTGGGATACGCTTCTTCTTAATTGGGGTTTCCTTCAAGTACTTCCTCTTGATCAGGGGACCCTGACGGGGGGGTATCTGCCCATTGTCTGGGATTTCACATAGGGATATCCTTTTGATCTCGAAACCATTCGGTGTCGGATGACCCGTTCCCACTGATCTTGTGTTGGGTTTACTCATTATATCCTGCAGTTTTGGAACAACTTTCTTTTCGAACTTTACTTTTGTGAGACGGTCAAGTCCTGGCGCTGTGTTGCCCACAATTTCTTGTCCACTCTTCACGCGCCGAGTCTTAAGGGCGGACTTAAGTGGTTTCTTGAGTCTGCAGGCATTCAGATCGCTGGTGCTGACGGCCTTTTCCGCGGTGGCTCCGACGCAGACGCCACTGGAAGCTGAGCTCGTGATGGATTCGGTTTGAAGTCGCTTGTTTCTGGTACTTAACTTCTTCCGACGCTCCTCCATCGCTTTGTagtgctcctgctcctcttccaGTTCGGCCAGACTCATGCTGGCACTTCTATACCAGTCATCCAAGCTGTCTGTGCTCTTCGGTTGCTCCTCCAGTTGCTCCTCTATGTAGGAGTACGTCAACTGGGTATTCCTTACGCCGCCTGCACTGCGGATATCAGACGTGGAGCTTGAAGTCATGGCGGTGCTGTCAATAGTGGACTGAGAGTCGGCATTTTCTATGTAGATGGAATTACTGCCCAGTTCGTATTCGTTTTCGTTCTGTGTCAGGAATAGTGGCGGTGGTGTTGTGGGTAAAGGTGGCGCCTGCAGAGGCAGGGTGTCCCCCTCATTTCTTTTTTGAGAGGTTGGACTGCAACACATGTTACCCAGCTCCACATACTCACAGTAACCGCGACAACACGCCATGGGACACCACATGGTGGTGCCACTGTCCTTCATGCTCTTTTTGCTTGACTGCTGCTCAAAATGTTCCGTTTTAAGATGATTCTCTGTAATAGATTATTCTGGGTAAATGTGTTTGCGCATAAATAAAACTTATTGATATTACCTCCGCTATTAATATTGCTTATGGCCTCTAAAATCCTCGGCCATAGATCCAAATCTTCTGTGCTGCAGCCTTGATTGTGCAGGTGTATATAGGTGGGTTTCACCAGACGCTTACGCCTTCTCTCACGTAGCCAAGGCATTCGCACCACGCTAAACCTTGTCTGAGTGCTGGCTTCAGTAGACTCGACTGGGGGCAGACGACTGTTGTGGTTCGCTGCCCTCATGTTACTAGGATGAAACAGAAGGCTATTGCTTTTCAATCCTTCCGAGCCCAACCCCATGTTATATgttggctgcggctgcgacaGCAGATGTGGCGGTATCATGTAAGGGGACTTGTGCCCCCCAATCTCTCTCTGAGAGGAGATGAAGCTGTTCAACCTATAGATGGTGTCGCACATCATATCGGTCAGGAGTTGCATCTTGGACTCCTGTGGACCTCCTGACTCATAGTTTGGGTTTATCACACACTCCTTATTTAACTCTTTGTGGACTGGCTCCGATTCATTTGCTAGTAATTGGAGCAGACTGCTCTCCAGTGTACTGGCAATGACCTTCAGCTCGTCTACAGACGCGCTCTGGTGGCCTGAGCTGTTGACATTGGTAAAGAAGCTCCGAGGGCGATTATTTCGCTCAAGAGTGGGGGCATACTTCATGCCATATTCCTGGCCGGAGTTCATGCGCATCTGTGGACAGCCCAAATTCTGATACTGTAAGAAGGATTCCACTGGATCCAAATAGCCGTAATGCAGGTCTCCTTTTGCCTGGTGCAGTTGCTGAGGCTGCCCATAGTCCATGGGCATCGACATCGGGGAAAATGGGTATGGGTAGGACATCAGCAGTTCCCTTCTCCTTCGCCGCCGGGGTCTCAGACTCGGACTGGAGCCCTTGGCCTCAATATTAACACAAACCTGGCGTCGCAGAGTCGTGGTTTTGGTTGGTATTGCAGCTGTTGGCTCCAGTCTTTGTGAACGTAAGCGTCGCTCTAGCATCGCCAATGATCTGTTCATCACTCTCAAGCAGCAGTTGCTCTAGTAGccaaaaataatcaaatgtTTTACTTTGGAACTTTCGAatttagttttttcttttgacaataattttcaaatgaattccatttcattttttctacAGTACTGTCAAAAATATTACAGATTTGACGTTGACGTGAGCGACTGCACCATCGATTGGCTCAAGCGACGCCAAGACGAAGTTGGTTCGCGCGGATCCCTGGAAAAATGCAGACCACATCCCGtagaccgaggggcgctgctgcatgatgCGACACTTGTAACCGAACCGATCGACATTTGACAATCTCTTTAAAAGGGCGCCCCTATTACCCATGGTAGAAATTAGCTTGTAAATAGAGTCGCAAATCATAAAACTATACGTTtacattatatacatatgtgtagaGGATAAATTTGTCGACAGCAACCCCAATCTTAAAGTAATCTAATTATCTTTTAATTGTAATAGTAGTTTATTCGTTTGTTGAACCTTTTAGAAAGTTACGAGTACAACAATGAGTCATAGGATTTGTCAAAGGTAtcaaaaatatctaaaatgtaaataataacTATGGTGGATAGGTGATCTTCTCTTCTACTAGGGCTTTGGAACCATTAGCTTGTGGCGTACACTGGACCGGGCGTTTTTGTGTGCATTTGTGCCAGGTATCTGTTCGCGGAAGTAGGCCCACTCGTTCTGGTAGTACTGATACAGGGCCACCGGATCGGTCATGCGTCCTTCCTTCTTCGACTTAGCACGACGGCGTACTGAAAGAGGTGCAAGCATTATTATCTGGGCAATGGATAGCAGGAAATCGGTTTGGGGTTACCTAATGAGGCGCCAAGGCTGGAGCTACGCGGACGCGATTTGGAGCCACGATGACGACGAGTCATTGGATGATCCAGATTGGCCTCGGACTCTCCGCTGGATAGAAAAGGTGCGTTTTGTGCCGCCTTGCGTGTTttgctgcgactgcgacgctTGCTGAGCGGAGCTGAACTCTGGACAGGAGTTGAACTCTGGCTGGCATCAGGACCGGGTTTGGAACTACCCAGAAAGAGCTTATCGCGAAACAGACGAGCAATTTCCGACATGGCAATACCGCCAGCTAAACGCGTCTCACTCTCATCAGTCTTGGAATTTTTCTCCTTGCCTGCTGTTGCCTCAATTGTTGATGCTGGAGCGGCAttctccttgtccttgtcttTATCGTTCTCTCCTCCTAATTTGGCACGCGAGCTGACGGTGCCCCGTTTATGCAGCCTGCTGAAATTGTCGTCCTTTGGGCCCTCCGCCAGACGCTCCTCATACTTGATGAGTTTGCGCAAGTCTAAATGGGAATGGATGGGATCGGATCAGAACAAAGAAGTTTGGGATTTCTTAGGGATTATTGCATGTGCGGGATGATGAACGGAACGGGTGTATTCTGGAGCCCCCCTTTCCCCATCTAAACCGATTCGATAGCTCCGAAAGGAGTATGCTTGAAAATGCATCAACTTTGGTTCCTTAAATCATATGACAGCTAGACCTTACTAAAGTAAGTCTATTCTAATATTGAATCTTAGATTTCTATACGAACAatttcataataataatatcgcTAGATCTTCCCTATttaaatcattaaaataatattatcattattttagtaatacaaaaaaaaaagattgttTTTAAAAGTACAAAAATTTACACTTTCCCAACAAAAGATTCCTactaaaaacaatttttatatgGCAAAAAATGATTATAATttatcataataataaaatgtctCTAAAATCGGCCAAAATCTATGCAAAATATTCTATTCCATTATATATCCTATAGCATAAGAATATTTCTCCCTGAGCGTTTGAAAATAATATCTTTAAATCTGTGCCTGTAATTTCCTTATTATTCCGACTAtcataaacagaaaaaaaatggaatacaaaataaataaagaactTCTATACTGATGCTTGATCAAGAATACCTTTAGAAATACTATATTGGATGGGTTTACAGTAAATGCAGCATACAaattgtgtatatttttttgttgaattgaatatttatatttaattttactctttgttttaatattttttacaattgcttttggttttagttttagtttagttcTTTCTCTCTTACATTATAGTTGAGTggtttgtttgtggttttgcCTTTTTCAACTTGCTTTTCTTTGAGCGTTAACGACAGACGACGTTTAATAAAACGAAATAACTatttttcaaaacgaaaaatggAAAGTTTACTACTTAAGATCTAGAGACTGAAATGAGAGTGTGTTTTCCTTGGAATAGTCCGAAACTGTTGATGATTTTTTGGGGGCGACTTTTGAGGGCTCTGGGTCTGCATCGAGGAATTTGAGCTAAACTAAGATTTAACTAAGGCTTATGATGGTacgtatctctctctctgtgtgtgtgtgtgtattttgggGTTTGTTTCAGTTGGAATTATGCTAGCAAAGAAAGTGTGGTTTGAGGTCAGGTTAAACATATGATTGGATGTTGGATGGCCCTATAAAATATCCTACAAATGAAACTTATTTTCTCATCTTCGTTGGCTCTCTGTTTCTGTACACACTACAAGCTAAAAGTGATTGGATGTTATGGATGATGTATGATTGAATGTGTGCTCTCAGCGACGATATCGAAAGCGTCTAAAGGGCGCCCTCAGTCGACGACAGGTGACACGAACCTCCTTCTTGAGAAACTGCGAGATGGCCAGGGATTTCACAGCCGCTGTCGCCGCTTCGGCGGCACAACTGCTGGCCGCCTTGCCACTGTTCGGTGGCGCATACTTGGAAATGTCGAACTTCCGCTTGGGCGTCGTCTGCTGGTGAGGACAGTGCTGCTCATGCGAGTCCCCAGCCTGGGTGTTGCTCAGATCAAGATCCGTGTCCAGTCCATCCGAGGAGACGGTGAAGATGTCCGAATTGTCGCCGCCCAGCTTTTCGCTGGGCGATATGCAGCTACCCAGACTGCCATTTAGCTGAGGAGTACTGCGACGCTGCTGGTGGCCGGTGCTCGGGGTGGAAGTGGCTGGATTCAGACGATGGCCATTGTGGAGAGTGAGCAGCAGCTTCTTGCCGGGGCTCATCGGCTGTGGATCATCGGGTGGGGTAGATACAGAGATGGAGGGCAGGCGGGAACGCTTCTCGGGTggttcatcatcatcatcatcgattGTGAGCTTTGGCTCCACCTCATGAGAGACTTGCTGCTCCTCGAAGGCATCTTCAAAGATatcctcttcctcctcgtcATCTTCTTCATCATCCTCCTCTTCGATATCCGCATCGGTGGCCTCTATTTCCGCTTCATCGTCCTGCTGCTCATCCACCGAATCCGCCATGGTCTCATCTTCATCGGGCAGACTGTCGTTCTCATCCGCTTCTGCTTCCGCTTCCGCCTGGGGTTCTCCTCCCTGCTCATCCACGTCTGTGGCTGGTGGTGTCATGACAGCCTCTTCCCGGGCAGCAGCACTTTGTCCTCCATCGCCTTCCCCATCCTCGTCTTCATCCTCATCTTCTTTGCTCAGCAGCTTCTCCGCcattgtggttgttgttgtggtggtggttgtagtctgctcctcctccgtctCCATGGGCTCCTGCTTGATGGGTGACATCTCCCCCAGGCCCATCTTTTTAAAGTTGATCCTCTCATCAGGCATAGATCGAGCACCGAAACCAGCGCCATTACCGCAGCCGCGTCGCCTGTGAGTCTTGGGCCAACCCGTTCGATTCGTCTTCGACTTTAGGCTCTTCCGCTTGCGATAGTAAGTGGTGTAGAGATTTCCCATGCTGCCCAAGCGTCGACTGGTGCCAGACAGCTGGTTCCCTGCTCCAGTTCCTCGGCTGgcatcctcctcgtcgtcgccgctgccaccactgCCCGTCAGGAGATCACAGAGATCAAATTCGCTCGTAAAACAGCAATCCGTTGGGGGTGGCGTGTTCTGCGCACGCTCTTCTGGCGACAGTTCCTCCGTGGTGTCCTCCGTGTCCTCTATTTCCAGGTCGAACTCCTTGCCAGCCAACTCCAGATACTTGTCCAGCTGCCAGGCAACCAGACCAGCATTTTCATACTGCATGGCCTTGTCCAAAGCCTTGAAGGCACACGGCTCCATCTCGTACTCGAGCAGACCCTTCTTGCTGGGCAGCTTGCGCACTCCGCGCATTATTCCAggcggctgctgttggggAGGACGCACGGCTGgatggtttttccttttgcgcTTGCCCAACAGCACGCTGGCGGAACACGCTTCACGTCGCGCGGAGAACTGCAAACGGCGGGCATAGCTGTGACTGAGACTGGCATTGGCCACTGGTGGCAGACGACGACTTCTGCCAGGCGATTCGGTTGCGGCTGCTGGCGGTTCAGGCTGGACTGGAACTACAACTGGTGCCGGGGCAGGTGGGGAATGATCGTATTTGTTCTGTCCACGCCGCATGCGTTTCACAGTCTCACTGATTTCGGTGGCAAACCGCAGCTCCTCGACGGGTGTGGCCGCCTGGGAGCGTGTGTTCCTCGGTGAGGCGGGTGCCTGTACCTGCTCCTGCTTTAGAGGCGTCTTCAGTTTGGGAGGAACTATAACTGGAGGCGGCGGttccgcctctgcctcggaGTTGGTTTTACTCTGTGAATCCTGACGCTGACGGATGATGCAGCTGACCAGGGCCAGGGTGGAGGCATGTTCACGCGGCGACTTCCTGGGCGGCAGTTCGGCCAATCGTGCCAGCTGCTTGTTACGACAGGTCATGccggaactggagctggacgTGCTCCTCACACGCTCAATCAGCTGGACACGATCTGTGGCAAATTCACGCTCGAGAAGCTCTGGAGTGCTGGCCTTGCTATCACATTTGGCTATGTCTATGGCAGTGCTTAATTGTGtctccttctgctgttgcagctgctgctgttcctgctggtAGCGCTGCAGCAGATGCATCTTCTTGTGCTTGTACATGgaggacgatgacgaggatGATGCCGTTCCTGGTTGGGCCTCCGTCTCCTCTTCCTTTTTGACTGGACTTTCACACTTCTGTGGTGCCTCctcctgtttttgtttctgctctGCCCGGCACAGGGCGCAACTGTGTGCCGGCAGCGTTCTAGCCATGGGTATGGGTCCCATCTCGTAGGGCAGCTTGCGATACCTCGTGGAGCCATAGTACGTGTAGTAGTTCTCCTCGCCCGCATCCTGCCGCATGAACACACGATTCCACAGCTCTCCATTCGGAAGGGACTCGAAGGTGTATTGCATCTTTCTCAGTAGCTCGCTTTTGCTGCAATCGAAGAACATATCCATGGCCGGTGGCTGTTGTCCCCCCTTCTGACCTTTTTTCTGCTTCGCTTTGGACTTTGGTGTTGTGGGGGGTTTCTGGCTCTTGCCCCGTGGCTTCTTAGCTTTGACCTCAGTCTGCAGGAGCTCCGTCTCTCCGGCACTGCGATTGATGGTCAATCGCGAGCGTCGTCGTTCCGCACGCTCCTCTCGTGTGTCGGAACGCGTTGGTGGTGTCGCTGTAGCCACCGCCACAACTGCTGATGGTTGCGGCTCCAGCTTATGGCGGCGTCTTCTGTCTGCCACATAGTCTTCATCGCTGCCCGAAGTGCAAGAGAattcctcatcatcatcatcatcgagaTCGAGATCCTCCTCTACTGCTTCTTCGGGTTCGATTGGTTCTAGTTTGATTTTAATCTTAGCTTTTGTTGCTTCCCCCATCCTATCCTCCAGTTTgactccgcctccacctctcgtctgccgcagctgcagctgctgttgctgactGCTGGTCGTTGCCGCCGTAACAATGGCGGTGGCAGTGCGACTGCTCTTCCTGGTGGCCGGCGGTTGCTTCACCTTAAGCTTTAGCTCTGGCTCCGTCGCCGTCGTTGGTTCGTCGTCGTCTGGCTGGATGGGGGCGCTCGGAAAGCGCTGCTgactgttgctactgctgctcccAGTGGATAGCTGACGCTGCAGCAGTGGCTGCTGTTCGGCTGCCGCGGCTGTTCTCCTTCGCCTGCCCACGGCCTGGGCACGCTTCCGAAGCACGCCGCTTTCcgatggctgtggctgtgactgtgactgtgcctGCTGTGTCTCAGCCTCGCTGGTGCTTGTGTCTAGGCTGGCTGAGGAAATACTGTGCCTGCCCCTCACATCTGACGTGGTTTGGCGATCCACATCCGTTAACAgttcgctgctgctcctcgtcgTGGTCGTCGTCGATGCTGTGCGGGGGAACATAAAATTCTCGGCCTCTCCATTAAGGCGCTGCAGCTCCGACTGCCGCACCTTCTGGAACTTGACAATCAGCGAGGGTGAGTCCACATTGTTGCTTGCTTGTCGTCCGCCGAGGCCACCGCGTCGGGGGGGCGTGGCGCCGCACTCATCACGCGTCTCTACGACCTTGTAGAGCGAGGAGGGTGGCAGCATGGCTCTGATGGGTGGCGATAGACCAGAATTCTGTTGGGCTTTCCGTCGCGTTGTGTTGTGGGTCGTGGGCGTGGCCGCTGCCGTGTTGGGCTGCTCCTGACGCTGCAGCTCCGTGAGACTGCCCTGCGCGCTGTTGCCGCCGCTTTTCTTTCCAGTCGGAGAAGGAGTCATCGGGGAGCCTCCTGGGGGTGTCGCCTGGAACTTTTCCGATGAATGCTTGCCTTTGGTTATCCGCTTGGATTTCTCTCTTAGCGCCGGGGAGGGTCGTTGCCTGGTGTTGGGGCTGGGgaggggctgtggctgtgcctgtcgTTGTCCAGCATCTTCGTTCGCCGAGGAAGCACTTAATAGCTGTTTCTCATCAACATCCATATCGATATCGCTCTCTTCGTCTGGCTCCTGCTCCAGAAACCGATTTACATTCGCCGACGACTGTATAAGCGTGTCCAGGGCCAGAAAGTTCTCCGCGTTTTTGGCAAAGAGCTCGTGATCCTTGCTCTTCAGATGAATGGCGAGGATATCGTACTCTATCTTGCAGATCTCACAGACGCCGCCCTGCTTTTCGCTCGACTCTTTGGGCTCTCCACGGCAGTGGGAACGCGGACTGTTGGGTATGACCGCTGCCTGCTTTTTGAGCTGCTTGAGTGCCGGATGTTGGACTGTCTGTTGGACtgactgctgttgctcctccttTGGTTTATCTCTCTGGGATGTACGCGATCCAAGCGACTTGCGCGTCATACTTTCTTGTTGCTCTTTCGATTTGACTTTCGTAAGCAGACGGAAGGCACCGTC from Drosophila pseudoobscura strain MV-25-SWS-2005 chromosome 4, UCI_Dpse_MV25, whole genome shotgun sequence encodes the following:
- the LOC6903117 gene encoding uncharacterized protein; this encodes MNRSLAMLERRLRSQRLEPTAAIPTKTTTLRRQVCVNIEAKGSSPSLRPRRRRRRELLMSYPYPFSPMSMPMDYGQPQQLHQAKGDLHYGYLDPVESFLQYQNLGCPQMRMNSGQEYGMKYAPTLERNNRPRSFFTNVNSSGHQSASVDELKVIASTLESSLLQLLANESEPVHKELNKECVINPNYESGGPQESKMQLLTDMMCDTIYRLNSFISSQREIGGHKSPYMIPPHLLSQPQPTYNMGLGSEGLKSNSLLFHPSNMRAANHNSRLPPVESTEASTQTRFSVVRMPWLRERRRKRLVKPTYIHLHNQGCSTEDLDLWPRILEAISNINSGENHLKTEHFEQQSSKKSMKDSGTTMWCPMACCRGYCEYVELGNMCCSPTSQKRNEGDTLPLQAPPLPTTPPPLFLTQNENEYELGSNSIYIENADSQSTIDSTAMTSSSTSDIRSAGGVRNTQLTYSYIEEQLEEQPKSTDSLDDWYRSASMSLAELEEEQEHYKAMEERRKKLSTRNKRLQTESITSSASSGVCVGATAEKAVSTSDLNACRLKKPLKSALKTRRVKSGQEIVGNTAPGLDRLTKVKFEKKVVPKLQDIMSKPNTRSVGTGHPTPNGFEIKRISLCEIPDNGQIPPRQGPLIKRKYLKETPIKKKRIPKKFNCSPSMSPPSSIRKSLPYPSEWWLG
- the Hyls1 gene encoding uncharacterized protein Hyls1, with the translated sequence MSHLPLDARAILQHLNDLGYRNISAEQLREFLKDLRKLIKYEERLAEGPKDDNFSRLHKRGTVSSRAKLGGENDKDKDKENAAPASTIEATAGKEKNSKTDESETRLAGGIAMSEIARLFRDKLFLGSSKPGPDASQSSTPVQSSAPLSKRRSRSKTRKAAQNAPFLSSGESEANLDHPMTRRHRGSKSRPRSSSLGASLVRRRAKSKKEGRMTDPVALYQYYQNEWAYFREQIPGTNAHKNARSSVRHKLMVPKP
- the chif gene encoding protein chiffon, which gives rise to MQPQSDKQTASRLAPTTPTTAAAASTERPKVKVIKSKRPLCHFKFYLDICDHQLAKRIEADIKALGGNLEFFLSDSITHFVTDKPEASLPGNTGTGTTPQPPKTPATPATPGTPGTGSSHLCQDDGQHQRKSNRQSRADAILSRVRRQNSTGNTAVGVGTATPTSTSTACSTTRSYTIWQTDHAQRIFKRIQTELRQYLEGKKEGPAAGGGAGGASNVNTHQIQLKKQYVKIESVKRNYRPYYHLIRQPDDWPKIDLSSDDGAFRLLTKVKSKEQQESMTRKSLGSRTSQRDKPKEEQQQSVQQTVQHPALKQLKKQAAVIPNSPRSHCRGEPKESSEKQGGVCEICKIEYDILAIHLKSKDHELFAKNAENFLALDTLIQSSANVNRFLEQEPDEESDIDMDVDEKQLLSASSANEDAGQRQAQPQPLPSPNTRQRPSPALREKSKRITKGKHSSEKFQATPPGGSPMTPSPTGKKSGGNSAQGSLTELQRQEQPNTAAATPTTHNTTRRKAQQNSGLSPPIRAMLPPSSLYKVVETRDECGATPPRRGGLGGRQASNNVDSPSLIVKFQKVRQSELQRLNGEAENFMFPRTASTTTTTRSSSELLTDVDRQTTSDVRGRHSISSASLDTSTSEAETQQAQSQSQPQPSESGVLRKRAQAVGRRRRTAAAAEQQPLLQRQLSTGSSSSNSQQRFPSAPIQPDDDEPTTATEPELKLKVKQPPATRKSSRTATAIVTAATTSSQQQQLQLRQTRGGGGVKLEDRMGEATKAKIKIKLEPIEPEEAVEEDLDLDDDDDEEFSCTSGSDEDYVADRRRRHKLEPQPSAVVAVATATPPTRSDTREERAERRRSRLTINRSAGETELLQTEVKAKKPRGKSQKPPTTPKSKAKQKKGQKGGQQPPAMDMFFDCSKSELLRKMQYTFESLPNGELWNRVFMRQDAGEENYYTYYGSTRYRKLPYEMGPIPMARTLPAHSCALCRAEQKQKQEEAPQKCESPVKKEEETEAQPGTASSSSSSSMYKHKKMHLLQRYQQEQQQLQQQKETQLSTAIDIAKCDSKASTPELLEREFATDRVQLIERVRSTSSSSSGMTCRNKQLARLAELPPRKSPREHASTLALVSCIIRQRQDSQSKTNSEAEAEPPPPVIVPPKLKTPLKQEQVQAPASPRNTRSQAATPVEELRFATEISETVKRMRRGQNKYDHSPPAPAPVVVPVQPEPPAAATESPGRSRRLPPVANASLSHSYARRLQFSARREACSASVLLGKRKRKNHPAVRPPQQQPPGIMRGVRKLPSKKGLLEYEMEPCAFKALDKAMQYENAGLVAWQLDKYLELAGKEFDLEIEDTEDTTEELSPEERAQNTPPPTDCCFTSEFDLCDLLTGSGGSGDDEEDASRGTGAGNQLSGTSRRLGSMGNLYTTYYRKRKSLKSKTNRTGWPKTHRRRGCGNGAGFGARSMPDERINFKKMGLGEMSPIKQEPMETEEEQTTTTTTTTTTMAEKLLSKEDEDEDEDGEGDGGQSAAAREEAVMTPPATDVDEQGGEPQAEAEAEADENDSLPDEDETMADSVDEQQDDEAEIEATDADIEEEDDEEDDEEEEDIFEDAFEEQQVSHEVEPKLTIDDDDDEPPEKRSRLPSISVSTPPDDPQPMSPGKKLLLTLHNGHRLNPATSTPSTGHQQRRSTPQLNGSLGSCISPSEKLGGDNSDIFTVSSDGLDTDLDLSNTQAGDSHEQHCPHQQTTPKRKFDISKYAPPNSGKAASSCAAEAATAAVKSLAISQFLKKEVRVTCRRLRAPFRRFRYRR